One Streptomyces sp. NBC_01217 genomic region harbors:
- a CDS encoding bifunctional SulP family inorganic anion transporter/carbonic anhydrase, with translation MSACVPTRHDRTSRSSRPPRASGIKRPHSPPPPPSGGRFRINGADLSASITVFLLAVPMSLGLAVAMDAPLEAGLISAAIGGIVAGLLGGTPLQVSGPSAGLTVVTAELIQIYGWRTTCAITIGAGLLQILLGSLRAARSALAVSPAIVHGTLAGIGVAIALAQLHIVLGGSPQSSAVANALALPDQLERVSPAAPLIGALTIAVLVLWPRMPGRIGRVVRRIPAALAAVVTATAVAAITAPGIARVDLPSWRSHALPEMPHGPVLALATAVFTVMLVASLESLLAAVAVDKLSASASASGSTPAPAPTAATAAPTAPAPAVPPPARRSDLDRELRAQGIANTLSGLVGGLAVSGGAVRSSANVRAGATGRASTVLHGVWVVLAACLLVGALEQIPLAALAALVMMVGIQMVSFAHIRNVHKHREFLVYGATITGVVLFGVLKGVAIGIAVAVAVALHRLARTRITVTDQDGQHLVVVRGQLTFLAVPRLSRTLGQLPQDGDAVVELDGFFMDHAAYEMIQDWSIAQAAHGGRVVFTGRSGGRIAEPASAAHSCCRPWTPWRNHHCHDRPEHSPETRHGGLGAPPAPTSDHGSNSGPGHVPGPDPGEDRSPDHLTPHDSTDVPGTNNTPGADNDPGPGAPPTAAPRRSGGNHLFSGLSSFQRNTAPLVRDELARLAREGQRPSQLFITCADSRLVTSMITASGPGDLFTVRNIGNLVPPPDAESGDDSVGAAIEYAVDVLKVESITICGHSGCGAMQALLGAEPDPDTPLTSLWRWLRHGLPSLERMASRHHTWARISGRLPADALEQLCLTNVVQQLDHLRAHESVARRLTEGTLQLHGMYFHVGEAQAYLLAEGASAGLALDEVFDRVDPGDPHADSHTPADSHAPDNTGTPGATAAPGDPSGSGELERTGV, from the coding sequence CGGACTGCTCGGCGGCACACCCCTCCAGGTCAGCGGCCCGTCCGCCGGACTGACCGTGGTCACGGCCGAGCTGATCCAGATCTACGGCTGGCGCACCACCTGCGCGATCACCATCGGCGCCGGACTTCTGCAGATCCTGCTGGGCTCGCTGCGGGCGGCGCGCAGCGCCCTCGCCGTCAGCCCCGCCATCGTGCACGGCACCCTCGCCGGAATCGGCGTGGCCATCGCACTCGCCCAGCTGCACATCGTGCTCGGCGGCTCGCCCCAGAGTTCGGCCGTCGCCAACGCTCTCGCCCTGCCCGACCAACTGGAACGGGTAAGTCCGGCCGCCCCGCTGATCGGCGCGCTGACCATCGCCGTCCTGGTCCTGTGGCCGCGGATGCCGGGACGGATCGGCCGGGTGGTACGGCGGATTCCGGCCGCCCTCGCCGCGGTGGTGACGGCGACGGCGGTAGCCGCGATCACGGCGCCCGGAATCGCACGGGTCGATCTGCCGTCCTGGCGCTCGCACGCCCTGCCGGAAATGCCGCACGGCCCCGTACTCGCCCTGGCCACCGCTGTGTTCACGGTAATGCTGGTGGCCAGTCTGGAGTCACTGCTCGCCGCGGTCGCGGTGGACAAGCTGTCGGCCTCGGCCTCGGCCTCCGGTTCGACCCCGGCCCCGGCTCCGACCGCGGCTACGGCCGCCCCGACCGCGCCCGCCCCCGCCGTTCCGCCACCCGCCAGACGCTCCGATCTCGATCGCGAGCTGCGCGCCCAGGGCATCGCCAACACCCTGTCCGGGCTCGTGGGCGGACTGGCGGTGTCCGGTGGCGCGGTGCGCAGTTCGGCAAATGTGCGGGCCGGGGCGACAGGCCGTGCCTCCACCGTGCTGCACGGCGTCTGGGTGGTGCTCGCCGCCTGCCTGCTGGTCGGCGCCCTGGAGCAAATCCCCCTGGCGGCGCTCGCCGCGCTGGTCATGATGGTCGGCATCCAGATGGTGAGCTTCGCTCACATCCGTAACGTCCATAAGCACCGGGAATTCCTGGTGTACGGGGCGACGATCACCGGAGTGGTCCTCTTCGGCGTGCTCAAGGGGGTGGCGATCGGCATCGCGGTGGCCGTGGCCGTCGCCCTGCACCGGCTGGCCCGAACCAGAATCACCGTGACTGATCAGGACGGCCAGCATCTGGTGGTCGTACGGGGCCAGTTGACGTTCCTCGCGGTGCCACGGCTCAGCCGGACGCTCGGCCAGCTGCCCCAGGACGGGGACGCCGTCGTCGAGCTGGACGGCTTCTTCATGGACCATGCCGCGTACGAGATGATCCAGGACTGGAGCATCGCCCAGGCCGCCCATGGCGGCCGGGTCGTCTTCACCGGCAGATCCGGTGGCCGGATCGCCGAGCCCGCCTCGGCGGCGCACTCCTGCTGCCGCCCCTGGACGCCGTGGCGCAACCATCACTGCCACGACCGGCCCGAGCATTCGCCCGAAACCCGCCACGGCGGCCTCGGTGCGCCCCCCGCCCCCACCTCCGACCACGGCTCCAACTCAGGCCCAGGCCACGTCCCCGGCCCCGACCCGGGCGAGGACCGCTCTCCCGACCACCTCACGCCCCACGACTCCACCGACGTTCCTGGCACCAACAACACTCCCGGAGCCGACAACGACCCCGGGCCGGGCGCTCCACCCACCGCAGCCCCGCGCCGCAGCGGTGGCAACCACCTGTTCAGCGGCCTGAGTTCGTTTCAGCGGAACACCGCTCCGCTGGTGCGCGACGAGCTGGCCCGGTTGGCCCGCGAGGGCCAGCGCCCCTCTCAGCTCTTCATCACCTGCGCCGACTCCCGCCTGGTCACCAGCATGATCACGGCGAGCGGCCCGGGCGACCTGTTCACCGTGCGGAACATCGGCAATCTCGTGCCCCCGCCGGACGCCGAGTCGGGTGACGACTCCGTGGGTGCCGCGATCGAGTACGCGGTGGATGTGCTGAAGGTGGAGTCCATCACCATCTGCGGTCACTCCGGCTGCGGCGCGATGCAGGCTCTGCTCGGCGCCGAGCCGGACCCGGACACTCCGCTGACGTCCCTGTGGCGCTGGCTGAGACATGGGCTGCCGAGCCTGGAGCGGATGGCATCCCGGCATCACACCTGGGCCCGGATCTCCGGCCGGCTGCCGGCCGATGCTCTGGAGCAGCTCTGCCTCACCAATGTGGTCCAGCAGTTGGATCATCTGCGGGCCCATGAATCAGTGGCGCGGCGGCTCACCGAGGGCACGCTCCAGCTGCACGGGATGTACTTCCATGTGGGCGAGGCGCAGGCCTATCTGCTGGCCGAGGGCGCGAGCGCCGGGCTCGCGCTCGACGAGGTCTTCGACCGCGTGGACCCCGGCGACCCCCACGCCGATTCCCACACCCCGGCCGATTCCCACGCCCCCGACAACACCGGCACCCCCGGGGCCACCGCGGCCCCGGGCGATCCATCCGGGTCCGGCGAGTTGGAACGTACCGGCGTCTGA
- the acs gene encoding acetate--CoA ligase: MPRDTTDTLGMGDVVSNESLANLLREERRFAPPADLAANANVKAEAYEQAEADRLGFWAEQARRLTWATEPTETLDWSNPPFAKWFADGKLNVAYNCVDRHVEAGHGDRVAIHFEGEPGDSRAITYADLKDEVSRAANALTELGVGKGDRVAVYLPMIPEAAIAMLACARIGAAHSVVFGGFSADAIAARIQDADAKVVITADGGYRRGKPSALKPAVDDAVSRIDSVEHVLVVRRTGQDTAWTEGRDVWWHEITGRQSAEHTPEAFEAEHPLFILYTSGTTGKPKGILHTSGGYLTQAAYTHNAVFDLKPESDVFWCTADIGWVTGHSYIVYGPLANGATQVMYEGTPDSPHQGRFWEIVQKYGVTILYTAPTAIRTFMKWGDDIPAKFDLSSLRVLGSVGEPINPEAWMWYRKHIGADKCPIVDTWWQTETGAMMIAPLPGVTETKPGSAQRALPGICATVVDDEANEVPNGGGGYLVLTEPWPSMLRTIWGDDQRYIDTYWSRFPGKYFAGDGAKKDEDGDIWLLGRVDDVMLVSGHNISTTEVESALVSHPSVAEAAVVGAADETTGQSIVAFVILRGTAVASDELVAELRNHVGATLGPIAKPKRILPVAELPKTRSGKIMRRLLRDVAENRELGDVTTLTDSSVMDLIQTQLPSSSGSED, encoded by the coding sequence ATGCCCCGGGACACAACGGACACCCTGGGAATGGGAGATGTCGTGAGCAACGAAAGCCTGGCCAATCTGCTTCGTGAGGAGCGGCGGTTCGCACCGCCTGCCGATCTGGCCGCCAACGCCAACGTCAAGGCGGAGGCGTACGAGCAGGCCGAGGCGGACCGGCTGGGCTTCTGGGCCGAGCAGGCCCGTCGCCTGACCTGGGCCACGGAGCCGACCGAGACGCTCGACTGGAGCAACCCGCCCTTCGCGAAGTGGTTCGCGGACGGCAAGCTCAACGTCGCGTACAACTGCGTGGACCGCCACGTCGAGGCCGGTCATGGCGACCGGGTCGCCATCCACTTCGAGGGCGAGCCCGGCGACAGCCGCGCCATCACCTACGCCGACCTGAAGGACGAGGTCTCGCGCGCCGCGAACGCCCTCACCGAGCTCGGTGTCGGCAAGGGCGACCGGGTCGCCGTCTATCTGCCGATGATCCCCGAGGCCGCCATCGCGATGCTGGCCTGCGCCCGCATCGGCGCCGCGCACTCGGTGGTCTTCGGCGGCTTCTCCGCCGACGCCATCGCCGCCCGCATCCAGGATGCGGACGCCAAGGTCGTCATCACCGCCGACGGCGGATACCGCCGCGGCAAGCCGTCCGCGCTCAAGCCCGCCGTGGACGACGCCGTCTCCCGTATCGACAGTGTCGAGCACGTCCTCGTGGTGCGGCGCACCGGCCAGGACACCGCATGGACCGAGGGTCGCGACGTCTGGTGGCACGAGATCACCGGCCGGCAGTCCGCCGAGCACACCCCCGAGGCATTCGAGGCGGAGCACCCGCTCTTCATCCTCTACACCTCCGGCACCACGGGTAAGCCGAAGGGCATCCTGCACACCTCCGGTGGCTACCTCACGCAGGCCGCGTACACCCACAACGCGGTCTTCGACCTCAAGCCGGAGAGCGATGTCTTCTGGTGCACCGCCGACATCGGCTGGGTGACCGGCCACTCGTACATCGTCTACGGCCCGCTGGCCAACGGCGCGACGCAGGTCATGTACGAGGGCACGCCCGACTCGCCCCACCAGGGCCGCTTCTGGGAGATCGTGCAGAAGTACGGAGTCACGATCCTCTACACCGCGCCGACCGCGATCCGTACGTTCATGAAGTGGGGTGACGACATCCCCGCAAAGTTCGACCTGAGCAGTCTTAGGGTCCTAGGTTCGGTCGGTGAGCCGATCAACCCCGAGGCGTGGATGTGGTACCGCAAGCACATCGGCGCCGACAAGTGCCCGATCGTGGACACCTGGTGGCAGACCGAGACCGGCGCGATGATGATCGCACCGCTGCCGGGCGTCACGGAGACCAAGCCAGGAAGCGCCCAGCGCGCCCTGCCCGGCATCTGCGCCACGGTCGTCGACGACGAGGCCAACGAGGTTCCGAACGGCGGGGGCGGCTACCTCGTCCTCACCGAGCCGTGGCCGTCGATGCTCCGCACCATCTGGGGCGACGACCAGCGCTACATCGACACCTACTGGTCGCGCTTCCCGGGCAAGTACTTCGCGGGCGACGGCGCCAAGAAGGACGAGGACGGCGACATCTGGCTGCTCGGCCGGGTCGACGACGTGATGCTCGTGTCCGGGCACAACATCTCGACCACCGAGGTCGAGTCGGCACTCGTGTCGCACCCGTCGGTCGCCGAGGCCGCCGTGGTCGGTGCCGCCGACGAGACGACCGGCCAGTCCATCGTCGCGTTCGTGATACTGCGCGGTACGGCCGTCGCCTCCGACGAGCTCGTCGCGGAGCTGCGCAACCACGTCGGCGCCACGCTCGGTCCGATCGCCAAGCCGAAGCGGATCCTGCCGGTCGCCGAGCTGCCGAAGACCCGCTCCGGCAAGATCATGCGGCGCCTGCTGCGTGACGTCGCCGAGAACCGCGAGCTGGGCGACGTCACGACGCTCACCGACTCCTCGGTGATGGACCTCATCCAGACCCAGCTGCCGTCCTCCTCCGGCTCCGAGGACTGA
- the nhaA gene encoding Na+/H+ antiporter NhaA, which translates to MAAPTPTPSSSRRTFLGRLSLPERNYLADALRTETVGGVILLVAAIAALVWANTFGSSYTAVSDFHFGPGSLGLNLSVEHWAADGLLAVFFFVAGVELKRELVAGELRDPKAAALPVVAALCGMVTPAIVYTLVAVTGGGSTDGWAVPTATDIAFALAVLAVIGTSLPNALRAFLLTLAVVDDLFAILIIAVFFTEKIDFMALFGAFIGLAVFYLLLRRNVRGWYVYVPLALVIWGLMYNSGIHATIAGVAMGLMLRCTRRDGETHAPGEHIEHLIRPLSAGVAVPLFALFSAGVSLSGGALAQVFTRPETLGVVLGLVVGKTIGIFGGTWLAARFTKAELNKDLAWADVFAVASLAGIGFTVSLLIGELAFAGDEDMINEIKAAVLLGSLTAAVLSGVLLKLRVRRYRTLYEAEERDEDQDGVPDIYEQGDPAYHLRMAAIYEKKAAEHRRLAQLAGAASSKPDSPA; encoded by the coding sequence GTGGCCGCGCCCACCCCCACACCCTCTTCCTCCCGCCGTACCTTTCTCGGGCGCCTGTCCCTCCCTGAGCGGAACTATCTCGCGGACGCCCTGCGCACCGAGACCGTCGGCGGAGTCATCCTGCTGGTCGCCGCGATAGCCGCCCTGGTGTGGGCGAACACCTTCGGATCCAGTTACACGGCCGTCAGCGACTTCCACTTCGGCCCCGGCTCGCTGGGCCTCAACCTCTCCGTGGAGCACTGGGCGGCGGACGGGCTGCTCGCGGTCTTCTTCTTCGTCGCGGGCGTCGAACTCAAGCGGGAACTGGTCGCGGGCGAACTGCGCGATCCCAAGGCGGCCGCCCTCCCGGTCGTCGCCGCGCTGTGCGGAATGGTGACTCCGGCCATCGTCTACACGCTCGTGGCAGTGACCGGCGGGGGTTCCACGGACGGCTGGGCCGTTCCCACCGCCACCGACATCGCCTTCGCGCTCGCCGTCCTCGCGGTCATCGGCACCTCGCTGCCGAACGCACTGCGCGCCTTCCTGCTGACCCTCGCCGTCGTCGACGACCTCTTCGCGATCCTGATCATCGCGGTCTTCTTCACCGAGAAGATCGATTTCATGGCGCTGTTCGGCGCCTTCATCGGTCTCGCCGTCTTCTATCTGCTGCTGCGCAGGAACGTGCGCGGCTGGTACGTCTACGTACCGCTCGCCCTGGTCATCTGGGGCCTGATGTACAACAGCGGCATCCACGCCACCATCGCCGGTGTCGCCATGGGCCTGATGCTCCGCTGCACCCGGCGGGACGGCGAGACCCACGCCCCCGGCGAGCACATCGAGCACCTGATCCGCCCGCTTTCGGCCGGTGTCGCCGTGCCGCTGTTCGCCCTCTTCTCGGCCGGTGTCTCCCTCTCCGGCGGCGCGCTGGCACAGGTCTTCACCCGGCCCGAGACGCTCGGCGTCGTCCTGGGACTCGTCGTCGGCAAGACAATAGGCATCTTCGGCGGTACGTGGCTGGCCGCCCGCTTCACGAAGGCCGAGCTGAACAAGGACCTGGCCTGGGCGGATGTCTTCGCGGTCGCCTCGCTCGCCGGGATCGGCTTCACCGTCTCGCTGCTCATCGGCGAGCTGGCCTTCGCCGGCGACGAGGACATGATCAACGAGATCAAGGCCGCGGTGCTGCTCGGTTCCCTGACGGCCGCCGTACTCTCCGGTGTACTGCTCAAGCTCCGGGTACGCAGATACCGGACGCTGTACGAGGCGGAGGAGCGCGACGAGGACCAGGACGGCGTGCCCGACATCTACGAGCAGGGCGACCCGGCGTACCACCTGCGGATGGCCGCGATCTACGAGAAGAAGGCGGCCGAGCACCGTCGGCTTGCCCAACTGGCGGGGGCAGCGAGCAGCAAGCCGGACAGTCCGGCATGA
- a CDS encoding phage holin family protein, with translation MSDPGNNAGSAERSLGQLVASATAEMSALVHDEIALAKAEVRQDVKRGVTGSVAFIVAGVLVLFAVPVLSFAAAYGIHNLGLGLAWSFLIVGAAFIVLGALLALFAITKFKKVKPPEKSIASAKQTAAVLQGVKPHPRSAVTAGANLPAAVGGKPANKALEKSPVQDKASAVARSST, from the coding sequence ATGAGCGACCCCGGCAACAACGCGGGCAGTGCCGAGCGCAGTCTCGGGCAGCTGGTCGCCTCGGCGACGGCCGAGATGTCCGCACTGGTGCACGACGAGATCGCTCTGGCCAAGGCCGAAGTGCGTCAGGACGTCAAGCGCGGCGTCACCGGGAGCGTGGCGTTCATCGTCGCGGGTGTGCTGGTTCTGTTCGCGGTCCCGGTGCTGAGCTTCGCGGCGGCTTACGGAATCCACAACCTGGGGCTCGGGCTCGCTTGGTCGTTCCTGATCGTGGGCGCTGCCTTCATCGTGCTGGGGGCGTTGCTCGCGCTGTTCGCCATCACCAAGTTCAAGAAGGTCAAGCCGCCGGAGAAGTCCATCGCGTCGGCCAAGCAGACGGCGGCCGTGCTGCAGGGCGTCAAGCCGCACCCGCGGTCCGCCGTGACGGCGGGGGCGAACCTGCCGGCCGCCGTGGGCGGCAAGCCGGCGAACAAGGCCCTGGAGAAGTCTCCGGTCCAGGACAAGGCGTCCGCTGTGGCACGCTCGTCCACATGA
- a CDS encoding alpha/beta fold hydrolase: MTVPDSSASGPVGPEGQAGPKGHAGPDGRTRPDGRTGPDGPSGSTGHPGQSRPSGSTGRKGTSDSPRSSDSSGLSDPPSPPGFASSGGPVRLDGPWTHRDVAANGARFHIAEVGEGPLVLLLHGFPQFWWTWRHQLTALADAGFRAVAMDLRGVGGSDRTPRGYDPANLALDITGVIRSLGEPDAALVGHDMGGYLAWTAAVMRPKLVRRLVVSSMPHPRRWRSSMLSDFAQSRAGSYIWGFQRPWVPERQLIADDAALVGRLIRDWAGPRTPEFPDDAAVDVYRRAMCIPSTAHCSIEPYRWMVRSLARPDGIQFNRRMKRPVRVPTLHLHGSLDPAIRTRSAAGSGEYVEAPYRWRLFDGLGHFPHEEDPDGFSGELINWLKDPEPDR; the protein is encoded by the coding sequence ATGACGGTCCCCGATTCCAGCGCATCCGGCCCAGTAGGCCCGGAAGGTCAGGCAGGCCCGAAAGGTCATGCGGGTCCGGACGGCCGGACGCGTCCCGACGGCCGGACGGGCCCGGACGGCCCCTCAGGCTCGACCGGCCACCCCGGCCAGTCACGCCCCTCAGGCTCCACCGGCCGCAAGGGCACCTCGGACTCCCCGCGCTCCTCGGACTCCTCGGGCCTCTCCGATCCGCCGAGTCCGCCCGGCTTCGCCTCCTCCGGTGGGCCTGTTCGGCTCGACGGGCCGTGGACTCATCGGGACGTGGCGGCCAACGGCGCCCGCTTCCACATCGCCGAGGTCGGCGAAGGGCCGCTCGTGCTGCTGCTGCACGGCTTCCCGCAGTTCTGGTGGACCTGGCGCCATCAGCTCACGGCTCTCGCCGACGCCGGTTTCCGCGCCGTGGCGATGGACCTGCGCGGGGTCGGCGGCAGCGACCGTACGCCCCGCGGTTACGACCCCGCCAACCTGGCGCTCGACATCACCGGCGTGATCCGCTCGCTCGGCGAACCGGACGCCGCCCTGGTCGGCCATGACATGGGCGGCTACCTCGCCTGGACGGCCGCGGTGATGCGGCCGAAGCTGGTGCGCCGCCTCGTGGTCTCCTCGATGCCGCATCCGCGCCGCTGGCGTTCCTCGATGCTCTCCGACTTCGCGCAGTCCCGCGCAGGCTCGTACATCTGGGGCTTCCAGCGCCCGTGGGTGCCGGAGCGTCAGCTCATCGCGGACGACGCGGCGTTGGTGGGCCGGCTGATCCGTGACTGGGCGGGACCCCGGACCCCGGAGTTCCCCGATGACGCGGCGGTCGACGTCTACCGGCGCGCGATGTGCATCCCGTCGACGGCGCACTGCTCGATCGAGCCGTACCGCTGGATGGTGCGCTCCCTGGCCCGCCCGGACGGAATCCAGTTCAACCGGCGCATGAAGAGGCCGGTGCGGGTACCCACACTGCATTTGCACGGTTCACTCGATCCGGCGATCCGTACGCGGAGTGCGGCAGGGTCCGGCGAGTACGTCGAAGCGCCGTACCGTTGGCGACTTTTCGACGGTCTGGGGCACTTCCCCCACGAGGAGGATCCGGACGGGTTCTCGGGCGAACTCATCAACTGGCTCAAGGATCCCGAGCCCGACCGGTAG